CCGTACTCATTTTTAAATACACCCACGCTATCTTCGTTGTGCGAGCGTACTTTTCCGACATTGGTTTGAAACGTATAGTGCATGCTCTAGATCACCTCAGCTCTTCACTTGTTCTCTCATTAAACGTAAATGCTCCAACGATCTTACATCGGACGTTTTATCACATCAACTATTACGAATACGTTCTACATTTTTCTTTAAAACCCTTTTTATGATTGTTTGGTTAAACTCGAAATAAAGAAACCATCCGTATTGAAATCTTGAGGAAGAATTGTAACCATTCCTTTTTTCATTCGCTTTAATTGCTGTACTTGCTTCGGTAAACGTTCGGCTAGTGACTCATCTACTGAAAACGTTGGGTGTTCTTGTAAGAAAGATTCAACCATTCGTTCATTCTCATCTTTGTCCACTGTACATGTACTATATACAAGTGTGCCACCTTTTTTTAGTAAAGGTGCTACAGCTTCTAGTATTTGCGCTTGAATTCGCCCAATCGCTTCTACATCCGACTCTTTCTTTGCCCATTTAATATCTGGTTTACGTTTAATAACGCCAAATCCTGAGCACGGGGCATCAATTAATATGCGATCAAAACTCTCTTCTTGGTATGTGTCCATCAACGTTCTCGCATCATTTGCCATAGCTTCAATAATTGTTAAGCCTAATCGGTCTGCTTGTCCGCGAATAAGCTTCACCTTATGTTCATGCAAATCAAAGGCTAGAACGCTTCCTTCGTTATCCATTTGTTCAGCAATATGAGTTGACTTCCCACCAGGTGCTGCACAAACATCTGCCACTCTTTCACCAGGTGAAGCACCAAGCGCACGACTGACTAACATCGAACTTTCATCTTGTGCTGTGACATAACCTTTCTTAAACACAG
Above is a genomic segment from Bacillus sp. FJAT-45037 containing:
- the rsmB gene encoding 16S rRNA (cytosine(967)-C(5))-methyltransferase RsmB, coding for MNKNVREVAVDVLMQIEKNQAYSNLLLNQTINQSKLDRRDIGLLTELVYGTIQRRDTLDFYLTPFVKKGLNKLEPWVKVLLRLSVYQLVYLDRIPDRAIVHEAVTIANKKGHKGISGMVNGVLRSIQREGLPDVSDVKDPIKRMALETSHPHWLVERWIRQFGEEDTRKMCEENLLHPSVTVRVNRIMGTREEVIEMLQDEGVEASIGHLSPDALIINYGQLFDTAVFKKGYVTAQDESSMLVSRALGASPGERVADVCAAPGGKSTHIAEQMDNEGSVLAFDLHEHKVKLIRGQADRLGLTIIEAMANDARTLMDTYQEESFDRILIDAPCSGFGVIKRKPDIKWAKKESDVEAIGRIQAQILEAVAPLLKKGGTLVYSTCTVDKDENERMVESFLQEHPTFSVDESLAERLPKQVQQLKRMKKGMVTILPQDFNTDGFFISSLTKQS